GCTCCGGATGCTCGGGGCTCACCGCGGCCATCTACGCCGCCCGCGCCAACCTCAAGCCGCTCGTCCTCCAGGGACACGAGCCCGGCGGGCAGCTCTCGCTCACCACTCTGGTGGAGAATTTCCCCGGCTTCCCCGACGGCATCCAGGGTCCCGAGCTCATCGAGAACATGAAGAAGCAGGCCGAGCGCTTCGGCGCCGAGGTCCGCCCCGGACACGTGCAGAAGGCCGACCTGAGCAAGCGTCCCTTCACCCTGGTGCTCAGCCAGACCGAGACCATTCAGACCCGCACCCTGATCATCGCCAGCGGCGCCTCGGCGCGCTGGCTGGGACTGCCCAACGAGCAGGCGCTCATCGGGCACGGCGTCTCCTCCTGCGCCACCTGCGACGGCTTCTTCTTTATGGGCAAGGAGATCGCGGTCATCGGCGGCGGCGACTCCGCCATGGAGGAAGCCCTCTTCCTCACCCGCTTCGCCTCCAAAGTCACCCTCATCCACCGCCGCGACCAGTTCCGCGCCTCCAAGATCATGCTCGAGCGCGCCAAGGCCCACCCCAAGATCGAAATGCTCGTCGATACCGTGGTGGACGATGTCTATGACGCCACAAGAAAAGAAGTCACTGGCCTCCGGCTGCGCAACGTGAAGAGCGGCGAGCAGTGGGATTTCTCCACCAGCGCCATGTTCCTGGGCATCGGGCACGTCCCCAACGCCAGCATGTTCAAGGGACAACTCGACACCGACGCCGATGGCTACCTGAAGACCACCGACTACGTCCTGACCCGCGTGCCCGGCGCCTTCGCCTCGGGCGACGTGCAGGACCGCCGCTACCGCCAGGCCGTCACCGCCGCCGGCACCGGCTGCATGGCGGCGATCGAAGCGGAGAAGTTCCTGGAAAAAGAAGGAAGGTAAACAGCACACACTTCGGCGGCGTCATCCTGAGGGCCTTCAGGCCCGAAGGACCTCGCGTGCAGCGTTACGACTGTTGGAAGTGCACGCGAGATGCTTCGCGACTGAGCCGCTCAGCATGACGCCTGTTATTTTCTTGGCGCACGCGTGATCTGCGCCCCCCTCTGCGGTGACCCGCGTCATAGCCGGCTCTCGCCCCGAATGTGATACAAAAGAGAGTTTGCTTCATCCATCGGGAGCTTCATGCTCAGGGCACTCTTCATCTGGTTATCCGAGAGCCGTTCCTTGCGCGGTTTCGCCGAGCGCTCTTCCGTCGGCCAAAGGATGTCGCAACGCTTCGTCGCCGGCACTCAGCTCGAGGACGCCCTGCGCGCCACCCAGACAGTGAACCAGTGGGGGGCCAGCGTCAGCATCGACAACCTGGGCGAGAACGTCACCAACATCGAGGAGGCGCGCAGCAGCGCCGCCCTCTATCACCAGTTGCTCGACCTCATCGCCGAGCGCCAGCTCAACGCCAACGTCAGCGTCAAGCTCACCCACATGGGCCTCGACGTGGACGAGAAGTTCGCCTACGACAACGTC
The Terriglobales bacterium DNA segment above includes these coding regions:
- the trxB gene encoding thioredoxin-disulfide reductase; translation: MSEIRNTVIMGSGCSGLTAAIYAARANLKPLVLQGHEPGGQLSLTTLVENFPGFPDGIQGPELIENMKKQAERFGAEVRPGHVQKADLSKRPFTLVLSQTETIQTRTLIIASGASARWLGLPNEQALIGHGVSSCATCDGFFFMGKEIAVIGGGDSAMEEALFLTRFASKVTLIHRRDQFRASKIMLERAKAHPKIEMLVDTVVDDVYDATRKEVTGLRLRNVKSGEQWDFSTSAMFLGIGHVPNASMFKGQLDTDADGYLKTTDYVLTRVPGAFASGDVQDRRYRQAVTAAGTGCMAAIEAEKFLEKEGR